In one window of Tachypleus tridentatus isolate NWPU-2018 chromosome 2, ASM421037v1, whole genome shotgun sequence DNA:
- the LOC143236610 gene encoding uncharacterized protein LOC143236610 isoform X2, which produces MICPVVFILFAEMLLSNNYFSAAANSIYNRTPVVEKSALFWEDILTLDDSVQRITNKLKQLAAVCPVADLPELVDRSLEAWKVFLDIGNDKEDLSTMSTLVVTVSWNKNC; this is translated from the exons atgATTTGTccagttgtatttattttatttgcagaaaTGTTACTTTCTAACAACTATTTTTCTGCTGCAGCTAATTCAATTTACAACAGAACTCCCGTTGTCGAAAAGAGCGCCCTCTTTTGGGAAGATATCTTAACACTCGACGATTCCGTACAACGAATCACAAATAAATTGAAACAACTAGCAG CCGTCTGTCCAGTGGCTGACCTTCCTGAGTTAGTGGACCGATCACTAGAGGCGTGGAAGGTATTTCTAGACATTGGAAATGACAAGGAAGATCTGTCAACTATGTCAACCCTGGTCGTGACTGTAAGTTGGAACAAAA ACTGTTGA
- the LOC143236610 gene encoding uncharacterized protein LOC143236610 isoform X1, translating into MICPVVFILFAEMLLSNNYFSAAANSIYNRTPVVEKSALFWEDILTLDDSVQRITNKLKQLAAVCPVADLPELVDRSLEAWKVFLDIGNDKEDLSTMSTLVVTTVEYQTQRP; encoded by the exons atgATTTGTccagttgtatttattttatttgcagaaaTGTTACTTTCTAACAACTATTTTTCTGCTGCAGCTAATTCAATTTACAACAGAACTCCCGTTGTCGAAAAGAGCGCCCTCTTTTGGGAAGATATCTTAACACTCGACGATTCCGTACAACGAATCACAAATAAATTGAAACAACTAGCAG CCGTCTGTCCAGTGGCTGACCTTCCTGAGTTAGTGGACCGATCACTAGAGGCGTGGAAGGTATTTCTAGACATTGGAAATGACAAGGAAGATCTGTCAACTATGTCAACCCTGGTCGTGACT ACTGTTGAATATCAGACTCAACGACCTTAG